In the genome of Limnobaculum zhutongyuii, one region contains:
- the phsC gene encoding thiosulfate reductase cytochrome B subunit: MKTISMGKWLGYLIRSLSLLGLLTLSHGPLAVEVNNSQCLSCHSDSDIHAVTSDNAGAKLFIAEEAYQESVHATVPCVACHQSEQGNAGFEALPHTQTTVATNSCESCHGLVQHKITDAWKNSVHISKTEKDGKNKFSCESCHDAHTMQSSVITKPTVQQVASSNALCTDCHTRAVEYQALSGGKKVTEQDLTHASIPNAALHLGSLRCIDCHAGSNDLTLHNIVPAKESVSCNQCHSDESILVQRRHFAPTEQNIAGSRLNQGLFDDKSLQEKLNSLGGIPAQQEIQWVNGSLFNNSYLIGANGDVRLDRAIMWLAAALLIMLALHGLLRLIISKTQSGGQWHKTYLYTLPVRIWHWLNALCFILLLVSGIAMHFSQGELATWADLHNITGLTLCAVWVLFIAVNLLGNGHHYVVKLNGLLGRLLRQTRYYLFGIFRGEAHPEHPSAQSKFNPLQQLGYVGVMYLMVPLLIVTGLLMLYPEYTPEIVFGLPGKQLVAYSHYLLASVSLLFLLVHLYLCTTGDSLSALLKGMLDGYHRHKNGGDKQ; this comes from the coding sequence ATGAAAACAATATCAATGGGGAAATGGCTGGGGTACCTGATCCGCTCACTGAGTCTGCTGGGGTTACTCACTCTTAGCCATGGACCGCTGGCAGTTGAAGTCAACAATAGTCAGTGTCTGAGTTGCCATAGTGACAGTGATATCCATGCGGTCACTTCTGATAATGCAGGGGCAAAACTGTTTATTGCAGAAGAAGCCTATCAGGAGAGCGTTCACGCCACGGTACCCTGTGTTGCCTGCCACCAGAGTGAACAAGGCAATGCCGGATTTGAGGCACTTCCTCATACGCAAACGACTGTCGCGACCAACAGCTGTGAAAGTTGCCATGGGCTGGTACAGCACAAAATTACCGATGCGTGGAAAAACAGTGTTCACATCAGCAAAACTGAGAAGGATGGAAAGAATAAGTTCAGCTGTGAATCCTGTCATGATGCACATACCATGCAAAGCAGTGTGATAACCAAGCCTACTGTGCAACAGGTTGCCTCCTCTAATGCGTTGTGTACTGACTGTCACACCAGAGCGGTAGAATATCAGGCGCTGTCTGGCGGCAAAAAAGTAACAGAGCAGGATTTGACTCACGCCTCTATTCCTAATGCCGCTTTGCACCTGGGCTCATTACGCTGCATTGACTGCCATGCGGGCAGCAACGATCTGACATTGCACAATATCGTGCCGGCAAAAGAGAGCGTCAGCTGTAATCAATGCCACAGCGACGAGTCTATTCTGGTTCAACGCCGCCATTTTGCACCAACGGAGCAAAACATCGCAGGCAGCCGACTGAATCAGGGGCTGTTTGATGATAAATCGCTACAGGAGAAGCTGAACTCACTGGGTGGGATTCCGGCCCAACAAGAGATTCAATGGGTGAATGGGTCACTGTTTAACAACAGCTATCTGATTGGCGCTAACGGTGATGTACGACTGGATCGCGCCATTATGTGGCTGGCGGCTGCCCTGCTGATTATGCTTGCATTACATGGTTTATTGCGTCTGATCATCAGCAAAACACAGTCTGGCGGTCAATGGCATAAGACCTATCTGTATACCTTACCGGTTCGGATATGGCACTGGCTAAACGCGCTCTGTTTTATTCTGCTATTGGTATCGGGCATTGCGATGCACTTTAGTCAGGGTGAGTTGGCAACCTGGGCCGATCTGCACAATATCACCGGCCTCACGTTGTGTGCCGTGTGGGTACTGTTTATTGCGGTAAACCTGCTGGGTAATGGTCATCACTATGTGGTGAAACTTAATGGTCTGTTGGGGCGTCTGCTGCGTCAAACTCGCTATTATCTGTTTGGTATCTTCCGTGGAGAAGCCCATCCGGAGCACCCTTCAGCGCAGAGCAAATTTAACCCTCTGCAACAGTTAGGCTATGTCGGCGTAATGTACCTGATGGTGCCATTACTTATCGTCACGGGCCTGTTGATGCTGTATCCGGAATACACCCCTGAAATAGTATTTGGCCTGCCGGGTAAACAGTTGGTGGCCTATAGTCACTATCTGCTGGCCTCGGTGTCATTATTATTCCTGCTGGTTCACCTCTATCTGTGTACCACGGGCGATAGTCTTTCAGCTTTGCTGAAGGGAATGTTGGATGGTTATCACCGTCATAAAAATGGTGGAGATAAGCAGTAA
- a CDS encoding barstar family protein has translation MRSVVFDFADIRSMPDFYLQFADIFLLPDWFGNNLDALWDALTAGIRLPVQIVFTHFDRQSMDFVSLYNLFEEAEQELDGLLSFNSLEDKA, from the coding sequence ATGAGAAGCGTCGTTTTCGATTTTGCTGATATTCGTTCAATGCCGGACTTTTATTTACAGTTCGCAGATATATTCCTGTTACCAGACTGGTTTGGTAATAATTTAGATGCATTATGGGATGCATTAACCGCAGGTATCCGCTTGCCGGTTCAAATTGTGTTTACCCATTTTGACCGTCAGTCGATGGATTTTGTTTCGTTGTATAATCTGTTTGAAGAAGCGGAACAAGAGCTTGATGGTTTATTAAGCTTTAATAGTCTGGAAGATAAAGCCTGA
- a CDS encoding sigma-54-dependent Fis family transcriptional regulator: MHEALCSTLQLEKAISACIQAAPETFPIDGIFLNYYRDDIQSIQFLALATRNRSRIKLNVLSIPIHVLSRFIVSDNFTTTILNRLADDPLTDYVIKHHFRKVKSAIVMRLKVDDIRLGAVVFFSYKSNAFQPEHAELVESLRGSFSLLASRALSQLKLISEQKTHTQYSHLPSSDNRGKLPEGFISAQNSPMAALFSRLPSIAKSQQAVMIYGEKGSGKSMLAHHLYQQSAGPQSQLAALYAETLTLFITSPDQSTRVITLTEAMLTDNTLFEYANGGTLLIENIECLPEAICCQLIRNIQIYKEKGNSTRILITQTQLKPAHTDPANLLRCIRYYNLFCLSVTLLPLRQRREDIPELVTHYLLKLGKTRQHKLPLLSTRFQQSLLNYDWPGNISELIARLEKAIISSGANILDIKPGEYDRNYPDIRQPILPLNEIVKRHIIETLKQTNGKISGEGGAAEILKINSNTLYSKMKKLGITKDIFSQEAQNRN, from the coding sequence ATGCATGAAGCCCTGTGCAGTACTCTTCAACTCGAGAAAGCGATCTCCGCCTGTATTCAGGCTGCGCCGGAGACGTTTCCTATTGATGGCATTTTTCTTAACTATTACCGTGATGATATCCAAAGCATTCAGTTTTTAGCCCTTGCTACCCGCAACCGCAGTCGAATAAAGCTGAATGTGTTATCCATCCCGATTCATGTTCTGTCGCGATTTATTGTGAGCGATAACTTCACCACCACGATTCTTAACCGACTGGCTGACGATCCGCTGACTGACTACGTGATTAAGCATCATTTTCGTAAAGTGAAGTCAGCCATTGTAATGCGTCTGAAGGTGGATGACATTCGATTGGGTGCCGTGGTCTTTTTTAGTTATAAGAGCAATGCGTTTCAGCCAGAACACGCTGAACTGGTGGAATCACTGCGCGGATCGTTTTCTCTGTTAGCATCACGTGCACTGTCGCAACTTAAGTTGATTAGTGAGCAAAAAACTCACACCCAGTATTCTCACCTGCCCTCATCGGACAATCGGGGAAAACTGCCGGAAGGATTTATCTCTGCCCAAAACAGCCCGATGGCGGCACTGTTTAGCCGGCTTCCGTCTATCGCGAAAAGCCAACAGGCCGTTATGATCTATGGTGAAAAAGGCAGTGGTAAATCGATGCTGGCGCACCATTTGTATCAACAGTCAGCCGGTCCACAGTCACAGCTAGCGGCGCTGTATGCAGAAACCCTGACGCTATTTATTACCTCGCCAGATCAAAGCACTAGGGTAATAACGTTAACCGAAGCCATGCTGACAGATAACACCCTGTTTGAATATGCTAATGGAGGAACGTTACTGATAGAAAATATTGAATGTCTGCCAGAGGCAATATGCTGTCAGTTAATTAGAAATATTCAGATTTATAAAGAGAAAGGTAATAGCACGAGAATTTTGATTACTCAAACCCAACTGAAACCGGCACATACCGACCCTGCTAATTTATTAAGGTGTATTCGCTATTATAATTTATTCTGCCTTAGCGTGACTCTGCTTCCTTTAAGGCAACGCCGTGAAGATATTCCGGAATTAGTGACCCACTACTTATTAAAGCTGGGAAAAACTCGCCAACACAAGTTACCGCTGCTCTCTACCCGCTTTCAACAATCACTATTAAACTATGACTGGCCGGGAAATATTTCAGAGTTAATTGCCCGCCTGGAAAAAGCAATTATCTCTTCCGGGGCCAATATTTTAGATATTAAACCCGGAGAATATGACAGAAATTATCCGGATATCAGGCAGCCTATTCTCCCTCTTAACGAAATCGTCAAAAGGCATATTATTGAAACGCTGAAACAAACCAACGGAAAAATATCCGGTGAAGGTGGTGCAGCAGAAATACTTAAAATTAACAGTAATACGTTGTATAGCAAAATGAAAAAGCTGGGTATTACTAAGGATATATTTAGTCAGGAAGCCCAAAACAGAAACTGA
- the yjgA gene encoding ribosome biogenesis factor YjgA gives MNKFDNDNEWLDDELPGEEQEDDEIIWVSKSEIKRDAEVLKDLGTELVKLGKNALERIPLDEDLRAAINLAQRIKKEGYRRQIQLIGKMLRSRDVEPIQTALDKLKNRHNQQVSLFHKLENLRDRLIDHGDDAISDVLELYPHGDRQQLRSLVRAAQKERAGNKPPKNSRLIFQYLKELAEASQE, from the coding sequence ATGAATAAATTCGATAATGACAACGAATGGCTTGATGACGAGCTTCCCGGCGAAGAGCAGGAAGACGATGAGATCATTTGGGTCAGCAAAAGTGAAATTAAACGGGACGCTGAAGTACTCAAAGATCTCGGCACCGAGTTAGTTAAGCTGGGTAAAAACGCTCTGGAACGTATTCCGTTGGATGAAGATCTGCGCGCCGCCATTAATCTGGCACAGCGGATTAAAAAGGAAGGCTATCGCCGCCAAATCCAGCTGATTGGTAAGATGTTGCGTTCACGTGATGTGGAACCCATTCAAACCGCGTTGGATAAGCTAAAAAACCGCCATAACCAACAGGTATCGCTATTCCATAAGCTGGAGAACCTGCGCGACCGCTTGATAGACCACGGTGATGATGCCATCTCTGATGTATTGGAGCTTTATCCTCACGGTGACCGCCAGCAGTTGCGTTCACTGGTACGTGCCGCACAAAAAGAGCGTGCAGGAAATAAACCACCGAAAAATTCACGTTTAATATTCCAGTATTTGAAAGAGTTGGCTGAAGCCTCTCAGGAATAA
- a CDS encoding HAL/PAL/TAL family ammonia-lyase — MKNNTMFTLVTGALVAGSLFSGSLMAQESLVLNGHNLTLADAWSVAAQGKSVKIDPAAMERVKKSNQLLMLAAEQGVPVYGLTVGVGLNKDKSLFDAHGRLSPEVMEASKAFNRNALRAHGAGVGPDMPVDMVRLAMVIRLNTMLTGATGAQPYVAELYEKFLNQGITPVVPSQGSVGEADITLASHIGDAMMGEWRVSVNNKVIPAEEALKNAGITPLDPIGKDALSILSTNAISTAYSAKAIMDAQQIVDITPVVFGLSLEGLNGNVSPVLPQNINVRPFSGLDDSAKSIRDVLTGSYLWEKNDARPLQDPLSFRTTVFALNEAKRDLVNAQQMLSVQMNSSDDNPAVILDATQEYADNSQVKQYYVQGKDVKGAIYPSANFEPLPLALAVQKLSLSLGHLSHNSVQRTLHLSDDHFTGLSRFLTAKDNPGHAFGAIQKPQVALHSQIVDLANPVSLDGQVMAGTIEDTFTNNLYASQRLQRIVDNMNVIYGLELLHSTQAIDLRKTIMPKMTMGKQTEALYQAYRKVVPFVDQDRIYSDDIKNSADLVAGYHSQK; from the coding sequence ATGAAAAATAACACAATGTTCACCCTTGTTACCGGTGCTCTGGTCGCTGGCTCTTTATTTAGTGGAAGCTTAATGGCACAGGAATCACTGGTACTCAACGGGCATAACCTGACTCTGGCCGATGCCTGGAGCGTCGCTGCGCAGGGTAAGAGTGTAAAAATCGACCCTGCGGCTATGGAACGGGTAAAAAAATCAAATCAGCTACTGATGCTGGCGGCAGAACAGGGCGTACCGGTTTATGGTTTAACCGTTGGCGTTGGCCTGAACAAAGACAAATCGTTATTCGATGCCCACGGTCGTTTAAGTCCTGAAGTGATGGAGGCATCCAAAGCCTTTAACCGTAACGCGCTACGCGCCCACGGAGCAGGAGTTGGTCCGGATATGCCGGTTGATATGGTTCGTCTGGCCATGGTGATTCGTCTAAACACGATGCTAACCGGCGCGACCGGCGCTCAGCCTTACGTGGCAGAACTGTATGAGAAATTCCTCAATCAGGGCATTACGCCAGTAGTGCCGTCTCAGGGTTCGGTAGGGGAAGCGGACATTACTTTAGCCTCCCATATCGGGGATGCCATGATGGGAGAGTGGCGCGTTAGCGTAAACAACAAGGTAATTCCTGCCGAAGAAGCGCTAAAAAATGCCGGTATCACCCCGCTGGACCCTATTGGTAAAGATGCCCTTTCCATTCTGTCCACCAACGCTATCTCTACCGCTTACTCTGCAAAAGCGATTATGGATGCACAACAGATTGTCGATATTACCCCAGTGGTATTTGGTCTTAGTCTGGAAGGGCTAAACGGTAATGTCTCTCCGGTGTTACCACAAAATATTAACGTTCGCCCATTCTCCGGGTTGGATGACAGTGCTAAATCAATCCGTGATGTTCTGACCGGTTCCTATTTGTGGGAGAAAAATGATGCTCGCCCGCTGCAAGATCCGCTCTCTTTCCGCACTACCGTGTTTGCCTTAAACGAAGCAAAACGCGATTTGGTTAATGCTCAGCAGATGCTATCGGTTCAAATGAATAGCTCTGACGATAACCCTGCCGTGATTCTGGATGCCACTCAGGAGTACGCAGACAATAGCCAGGTTAAACAGTACTACGTACAGGGCAAAGACGTTAAAGGAGCCATCTACCCCAGCGCCAACTTTGAGCCATTGCCGCTGGCTTTAGCAGTACAAAAACTGTCGCTGTCATTAGGTCATCTTTCCCATAATAGCGTGCAGCGCACGCTGCATTTATCCGACGATCATTTCACCGGTTTAAGCCGTTTTCTGACCGCGAAAGATAACCCCGGCCATGCATTTGGTGCGATCCAGAAACCTCAGGTTGCTCTGCATTCTCAGATTGTTGATTTAGCTAACCCGGTCTCTCTGGATGGACAAGTCATGGCTGGTACCATTGAAGATACCTTCACCAATAATCTGTATGCCTCTCAACGCTTACAGCGCATCGTCGACAATATGAATGTGATATATGGCCTGGAGTTGCTGCATTCCACTCAGGCTATCGATTTACGCAAAACGATCATGCCGAAGATGACAATGGGGAAACAGACTGAAGCGCTGTATCAGGCTTATCGCAAAGTGGTTCCTTTTGTCGATCAGGACCGTATTTACAGCGATGACATCAAAAACAGTGCCGATCTTGTTGCCGGTTATCACAGCCAGAAATAG
- the pmbA gene encoding metalloprotease PmbA — MKIVTQVAEQRKMLEQAVAQALELAKVASDAAEVAINKSTGIGVSTRFGEVENVEFNSDGALGITVYHQQRKGNASSTDLSPDAIARTVQAALDIARYTSPDPYSGLGERDLMAFESPDLDLFHPTELDAERFIQQAALAERSAMSADSRITNSEGGSFNSHYGIKVYGNSYGMLQSYCSSRHSMSCCVIAEHNGDMERDYAYTIGRDIVDLKSAEWVGQETARRTLARLNPRKLATMQAPVMFAAEVATGLFGHLVSAISGGNIYRKSSFLLDHLGQQILPDWLTIGEYPHLLKGMASTPFDSEGIRTQTRDIVKSGVLETYLLTSYSARKLNMTNTGHAGGIHNWRIKGQGNDFDAMLKQLDRGLLVTELMGQGVSTVTGDYSRGAAGFWVENGEIQYPVSEITIAGNLKDMFRNMVTIGDDIETRSNIQCGSVLLEQMKIAGE, encoded by the coding sequence ATGAAAATAGTCACTCAAGTTGCAGAACAACGTAAAATGTTAGAGCAGGCGGTTGCCCAGGCACTGGAGCTTGCTAAAGTCGCTTCAGACGCCGCGGAAGTTGCCATTAATAAATCTACCGGTATTGGCGTATCGACCCGGTTTGGTGAAGTGGAAAACGTGGAGTTTAACAGTGATGGTGCGTTAGGCATTACGGTTTATCACCAGCAACGTAAGGGCAATGCCTCGTCGACGGATTTAAGTCCGGACGCTATCGCCCGCACCGTTCAGGCCGCGTTGGATATTGCTCGCTATACTTCACCGGACCCTTATTCCGGGCTGGGCGAACGTGATCTGATGGCTTTTGAATCGCCGGATTTAGACCTGTTCCACCCAACGGAACTGGATGCGGAACGTTTTATTCAACAGGCAGCACTGGCAGAGCGTAGCGCTATGTCAGCAGACAGCCGTATTACCAACAGTGAAGGCGGCAGCTTTAACAGCCATTATGGCATCAAAGTTTATGGTAACAGCTACGGTATGCTGCAAAGCTACTGCTCCAGCCGTCATTCTATGTCGTGCTGTGTGATTGCCGAACATAATGGTGATATGGAGCGTGATTATGCTTACACCATTGGTCGCGATATTGTCGATTTAAAAAGCGCTGAGTGGGTAGGGCAGGAGACCGCACGCCGTACGCTGGCGCGTTTGAATCCGCGTAAACTGGCAACCATGCAGGCACCGGTGATGTTTGCTGCTGAAGTGGCCACCGGGCTATTCGGGCATCTGGTTTCTGCCATCAGCGGTGGAAATATTTATCGCAAATCCTCTTTCTTACTGGATCATTTAGGTCAGCAGATTCTGCCGGACTGGCTGACCATTGGTGAATATCCACATCTGCTTAAAGGAATGGCTTCAACGCCGTTTGACAGTGAAGGTATTCGTACTCAAACCCGCGATATCGTCAAATCCGGAGTACTGGAAACCTATCTTCTGACCAGCTATTCAGCACGTAAATTAAATATGACCAATACAGGTCATGCCGGCGGCATCCATAACTGGCGTATCAAAGGCCAGGGAAATGATTTTGATGCCATGTTAAAACAGCTGGATCGCGGTCTGTTAGTCACTGAACTGATGGGACAGGGCGTTAGTACGGTAACCGGTGATTACTCCCGTGGTGCTGCTGGCTTCTGGGTTGAGAATGGCGAAATTCAGTATCCGGTTAGTGAAATTACCATTGCTGGTAACCTGAAAGATATGTTCCGTAATATGGTCACCATTGGTGATGACATCGAAACCCGCAGTAACATTCAATGTGGTTCCGTTCTGCTGGAGCAGATGAAGATAGCGGGTGAGTAA
- a CDS encoding HlyD family secretion protein, protein MYIAAPAPGVLKILDVKKGDRIQPDALLFSLENESETQRYLQAQHQLDVEQSNLVDLQSGRRKTELDVLRAQLNGAIAAKRLAYSKLARNEKQAKSGAISEFELETHRSDYNQKAAVVEELQNRLSADKLPARDAQQQAQIARIEAAKSALNQSQWALDQMTRSASVTAQVFDTFYQVGEWVPAGSPVVSLLPPGKHKIRFFISAAQLPQVKVGKEIKVIVQLGSEPIGATIDYISADVEYTPPVIYSNERRDKLVFLIEAKTSESQASDLHPGMPVTVDLSS, encoded by the coding sequence ATGTATATTGCTGCCCCAGCGCCTGGCGTTCTAAAAATACTCGACGTTAAAAAAGGCGATCGTATTCAACCAGATGCTTTATTGTTCTCTTTGGAAAATGAAAGTGAAACTCAGCGCTATTTACAAGCGCAGCATCAGCTCGATGTAGAGCAATCAAATCTTGTTGATTTACAGTCCGGCAGAAGAAAAACAGAATTAGACGTTTTACGCGCCCAGCTTAACGGTGCCATAGCAGCAAAACGACTCGCCTATTCAAAATTAGCCCGCAATGAGAAACAGGCGAAAAGCGGTGCTATCTCTGAGTTTGAGCTGGAAACGCACCGCTCTGATTATAATCAAAAAGCCGCGGTGGTTGAGGAGCTACAAAACCGTCTTTCCGCTGATAAATTGCCCGCTCGTGATGCCCAGCAACAGGCGCAAATAGCCCGTATTGAAGCGGCAAAGTCAGCGCTTAATCAAAGCCAGTGGGCGCTGGACCAAATGACACGCTCTGCCTCAGTTACTGCACAAGTATTTGATACTTTTTATCAGGTTGGGGAGTGGGTTCCTGCGGGAAGTCCGGTTGTCAGCCTGTTACCGCCGGGTAAGCATAAAATCCGCTTTTTTATCTCTGCTGCACAGCTCCCTCAGGTAAAAGTCGGAAAAGAGATTAAAGTCATAGTACAGCTGGGCTCTGAGCCGATTGGTGCAACGATTGATTATATCTCTGCCGACGTGGAGTACACCCCGCCTGTTATCTATAGCAATGAGCGCAGGGATAAGCTGGTTTTTCTCATCGAAGCTAAAACTTCTGAAAGTCAGGCGAGTGATTTACATCCTGGAATGCCAGTAACGGTGGACCTTTCATCATGA
- a CDS encoding cytochrome c3 family protein, producing the protein MSIYQRIAVILVALFSLSVWAQNDKPTADDAKAFQQKLSDITIKPYHQPLAATGRDASCQLCHGAKTPTTPANDSNCLTCHGSLDQIAAMTEPKSKEGHPEPNPHNSIHYGKDVPCSTCHSEHKPSQVYCNSCHLFKYPNMKP; encoded by the coding sequence ATGTCTATCTATCAACGTATCGCCGTCATCTTAGTTGCGCTATTTAGCCTTTCTGTATGGGCGCAAAACGATAAGCCAACGGCTGACGACGCAAAAGCATTTCAGCAAAAGTTAAGCGACATTACCATTAAACCTTACCATCAGCCGCTGGCGGCAACAGGCCGCGATGCCAGTTGCCAGCTTTGTCACGGCGCTAAAACGCCAACCACACCAGCTAACGACAGTAATTGTCTGACCTGTCACGGCAGCCTCGATCAAATTGCCGCTATGACGGAACCGAAGTCAAAAGAGGGTCATCCGGAACCTAATCCGCATAACTCGATTCACTACGGTAAAGATGTTCCCTGTAGCACCTGCCATAGCGAACACAAGCCATCACAGGTCTATTGCAACAGCTGCCATTTATTCAAATACCCGAATATGAAACCCTGA
- a CDS encoding flavocytochrome c codes for MSNSKKTLPPDSINNPTRRSFLTKGALLATGGVMSLAMAPAQATPVTINVPETVTGGRTRFHQIYDVIVVGSGFAGLAAALEAKSHGLSVLVIEKMAVFGGNSTINGGAFAVAGSPQQKEAGIQDSPELMYQDMLKAGRGLNHRDILHVLVNGTQEAYEFTLKHGVRYKPFVQHFGGHSVPRTLQTVESSGAGIIMPMRQSAQKLGIIFKSRCKFESFIQDNQQTVVGIEVKENYYFPDENSGLQKNYGARYGVIMCSGGFSNDLRFRMIQDPQLVSDLDTTNHQGATAEGILAMLKIGATPVQLDLIQLGPWSSPDEKGFGNVSQFNTIAGYPMGIMVDARTGKRFTNELADRKAREDAILAQRDEQGNPVYPICFTNKEGAKNAQSLPAALKYQVAWQFDTLKQLADHFSLPYDNLQKEVDEYNTAVANGGGDRLGKDVSRAISLAEGPYFAVRVWPKVHYTMGGVQINPNAQVLNSLSGNPIQGLYAAGEVTGGPHGASRLGSCAVADGLVLGRIAGAHVATQTANPLFSTSDSDNA; via the coding sequence ATGAGTAACAGCAAAAAAACGTTACCGCCAGACAGCATTAATAACCCAACCCGGCGCAGCTTCCTGACGAAAGGAGCGCTGCTGGCAACGGGAGGTGTTATGTCTCTGGCTATGGCACCCGCTCAGGCAACACCGGTAACGATCAATGTGCCAGAGACAGTTACCGGCGGCAGAACTCGTTTTCATCAAATCTATGATGTGATTGTAGTTGGCAGCGGCTTTGCCGGCCTTGCTGCCGCGCTGGAGGCGAAAAGTCACGGACTGAGCGTTTTGGTTATAGAGAAAATGGCAGTATTTGGCGGTAACTCGACCATTAACGGCGGCGCTTTCGCCGTTGCTGGTTCGCCACAGCAAAAAGAGGCGGGTATTCAGGATTCTCCGGAGCTGATGTATCAGGACATGCTGAAAGCGGGACGTGGGTTGAATCATCGGGACATTCTGCACGTATTAGTTAATGGCACTCAGGAAGCCTATGAGTTCACGCTTAAACACGGTGTCCGGTACAAACCTTTTGTTCAACATTTCGGGGGACACTCTGTTCCCCGTACCCTGCAAACGGTTGAGAGTTCTGGTGCCGGAATCATCATGCCGATGCGTCAATCAGCACAAAAGCTGGGGATTATCTTTAAGTCTCGCTGCAAGTTTGAATCCTTTATTCAGGATAATCAGCAAACCGTGGTTGGTATTGAAGTAAAAGAGAACTACTACTTTCCCGATGAAAACTCCGGGTTACAAAAAAACTATGGCGCTCGCTATGGGGTCATTATGTGCAGCGGCGGCTTTAGCAACGACCTGCGTTTTCGCATGATTCAGGACCCTCAGCTGGTTAGCGACTTAGACACCACTAACCATCAGGGTGCTACCGCAGAAGGTATTCTGGCGATGCTAAAAATTGGTGCAACGCCGGTACAGCTCGATCTGATTCAACTGGGGCCCTGGTCATCTCCGGATGAGAAAGGCTTCGGTAACGTTTCTCAGTTTAATACTATTGCCGGTTACCCGATGGGAATTATGGTGGATGCGCGTACCGGTAAACGTTTTACCAACGAGCTGGCTGACCGTAAAGCGCGTGAAGATGCCATTCTTGCTCAGCGCGATGAGCAGGGAAATCCCGTGTATCCCATCTGTTTCACCAATAAGGAAGGGGCCAAAAATGCCCAAAGTTTGCCTGCTGCATTGAAATATCAGGTTGCCTGGCAGTTTGACACTCTGAAACAGTTGGCAGATCACTTCTCTCTCCCTTATGACAATTTGCAAAAAGAGGTGGATGAGTACAACACCGCCGTTGCCAACGGCGGTGGCGATCGCTTAGGAAAAGATGTTAGTCGGGCAATTTCACTGGCAGAAGGCCCCTATTTTGCCGTTCGCGTCTGGCCCAAAGTGCATTACACCATGGGTGGCGTACAGATTAACCCAAATGCTCAAGTGTTAAATTCACTTTCGGGTAACCCTATTCAGGGGCTCTATGCCGCAGGTGAAGTCACCGGTGGTCCACATGGGGCCAGCCGGTTAGGCAGTTGTGCTGTTGCTGATGGGTTAGTACTGGGCCGTATTGCCGGTGCTCATGTCGCCACTCAAACCGCCAACCCATTGTTTAGCACTTCAGATTCAGATAACGCCTGA
- a CDS encoding ABC transporter ATP-binding protein, whose amino-acid sequence MSGLAISVQNMNKYFGDRHVVKDLSLEINTGRICGFLGPNGSGKTTSIRMMCGLLTPDSGTGHCLGFDLYREKETIKRHVGYMTQHFSLWENLTVQENLRFIARLQTIPRREKKVEEILQQMGLQDYRHQLAKRLSGGWKQRLALSASLLHNPKLLLLDEPTAGVDPNARQEFWQILHQLADSGVTILVSTHYMDEAERCHQIAYIAYGNLLVQGSVDEVIKQQRLITWAVRGEKLSHLEQQLIQLPGVEHTTLLGNVLHVTGSDPSQLDQSLAPFHQDYLLAQVDTGLEDIFARLIKQHQQSTVVRN is encoded by the coding sequence ATGAGTGGCCTGGCTATCAGCGTCCAGAATATGAATAAATATTTTGGCGATCGCCATGTGGTCAAAGATCTCTCTCTGGAAATTAATACCGGCAGGATCTGTGGTTTTCTCGGTCCTAACGGCAGCGGTAAAACCACCTCTATTCGTATGATGTGCGGCCTGTTGACACCCGATTCTGGTACCGGACACTGTCTTGGTTTTGATCTCTACCGTGAAAAGGAAACCATCAAACGCCATGTGGGCTATATGACTCAGCATTTTTCTCTGTGGGAAAATTTGACGGTACAAGAAAATTTGCGCTTCATCGCCCGGTTACAAACCATTCCCCGGCGGGAGAAAAAAGTCGAAGAGATTTTGCAACAGATGGGGTTGCAGGATTATCGCCATCAATTAGCTAAACGGCTATCCGGAGGCTGGAAACAACGGCTGGCACTCTCCGCCAGCCTGCTGCATAACCCAAAACTCTTACTGTTGGACGAACCTACCGCAGGGGTTGATCCTAATGCCCGGCAGGAATTCTGGCAGATATTGCACCAATTAGCAGACAGCGGCGTCACCATTTTGGTGAGTACTCACTATATGGACGAGGCAGAACGCTGCCATCAGATTGCCTATATTGCCTACGGCAATTTGTTGGTTCAGGGCAGTGTGGATGAGGTGATTAAACAGCAGCGGCTTATTACCTGGGCAGTGCGTGGTGAAAAGCTCAGCCATCTGGAACAGCAGTTGATACAGCTGCCTGGCGTTGAACATACCACTCTGCTGGGCAATGTATTGCACGTCACCGGTAGCGATCCTTCGCAGCTTGACCAGTCACTGGCTCCATTCCATCAGGATTATCTTCTGGCTCAGGTGGATACCGGACTGGAGGACATTTTTGCTCGCT